CGAAGTCTACGTCATCGTAAGGGTCCATCTCAAAGTCGATGGTGTTGACATAGAAATACGGGTCCACCGACTCGATCTCCATTTGGTCGATCTCGCCGCAATCACCACTGATTACGCCAAGGGGATCCGCATCCGGCATGTCTGGCGCGGCATCCATTTCGGCATCCGCCTCAGCATCTGGCTCCATGTCTGGGGCCAGATCCTCTTCCATGTCCGCGCCCATATCTGGAGACAAGTCCGGGCCAGAATCGTCTTCGGACCCAAGGTCGGACGTGCCCTGGTCTGACGTGCCCTGGTCGAACGCGAGGTCAGGCACGTCTGGAGTTGTCGGAGGCGCAGCATCCTCACCACACGCAAAGACGAAAGCCGAGAGCAAAAGAATCAGCAGAACTTTCATTACGCTGCCTCCTCCGGCTTCGCGGACTCCGCATCTGGCACGCTTTGTGCCACGTGTTTGGCGAGCTTTTCGCGGCTCGTTGCGAGGAGTTTCTGCACACGTCGTGTGGCCTCGAGGCGTTCTTCCACGCGCTTGAGAAGCTCTTCCTGATTCAAGTTCTCGCCGCGCTCCTTCTGCACCTGCTCCAAGACCTCTTCGATCTGGCGGTAGAGTCGGTCACCCGCGTTCTCCACAAAGGTTTTGAGCTTCGAGCCGTAATCGTGAATGAAGCGCAACATCTCGGCTTCGAGCTTCTCGCCGGCGAGCCGAATGGCTTTGACACCCTCTTCACGGGCTTGCTCCTTGATTCGGTCGTCCACCTTATCTTTCAGCAGGAAGGCTACCACCGGCGCGGCGAGCGTCAGCAGGCCGCCTACGATAGCGTTCGCAAAGAAGAGCACGGAGACGCCAAAGGCCCCGAGTGCGAAGACGCCGATATCGTACGCGATAGTATCCACTTCTAGATTCAGGTCGGCGCTTAGGCCCAGTTCATCGCGGATTCCCTCCACAGTCTCGCGTAGCGAAGCGTTCGTAACCTCGATGATCTCTTCGGCGAGCTCTTCGAGCGTATGAGCCATCTCGGTGCCTTCTTTCTCAATCCAATCCTTAAACGTGTCCTGAATGAATGCGGGAAGGAATCTCTTGATGTCTCGGGCGTCAGCGCGCTCGATCTCGATGGGAAGTGCCTCAGCAAATGCGTTGGTGAACGAGCGCACGTTATGGCGCGTCGCGGCCGCGATATCCCCGACCGAGTTGTCGATCTGGTCGATATTCTCAGAGATAAGCTGTCGCGATTCCACGAGTCGTTTGTGTACCGCAGCAATTCGCTTGTTGAGTTCGTCTGCCTCGAGCTTGTAGCCCTGCCGCTTGATCTGCAGGTTTTGCTCCAGCATGCCTCCGACCCTCATTCCGCCTGCGATGGCCGAATCCAAGATGATGAACGCACGTTGTTCGTCCAGGAATGTCCCGAGGTTGTCCCTGAACTGCGCAAAAGCCGCAGGTGTAGAGCGCTTCTCTTTTTGCGCCTGCAATGCCTCGCGCGCTGAGAACGCGTAGAGTTCAACG
This Microvenator marinus DNA region includes the following protein-coding sequences:
- a CDS encoding dynamin family protein codes for the protein MSEEHVDEPKSHLPIKADEVEDLLKELAEIAANSNLHTLEKEIVEDRIPSLHKGRITLVVLGEFNHGKSTVVNALLGQEVLPMGITPTTAVITHLVHGEAHKARVKPAMDGEIYDIEITDVEGVVKHVEEASIEPEYVEISHPNPFLANGLVLVDTPGVNDISRQKVEITYGYLPRADVILYVLDATQVLKKSEVTFIKDRLLKANRDRIIFILGKIDALSDADAREVELYARERLAGLIGDVELYAFSAREALQAQKEKRSTPAAFAQFRDNLGTFLDEQRAFIILDSAIAGGMRVGGMLEQNLQIKRQGYKLEADELNKRIAAVHKRLVESRQLISENIDQIDNSVGDIAAATRHNVRSFTNAFAEALPIEIERADARDIKRFLPAFIQDTFKDWIEKEGTEMAHTLEELAEEIIEVTNASLRETVEGIRDELGLSADLNLEVDTIAYDIGVFALGAFGVSVLFFANAIVGGLLTLAAPVVAFLLKDKVDDRIKEQAREEGVKAIRLAGEKLEAEMLRFIHDYGSKLKTFVENAGDRLYRQIEEVLEQVQKERGENLNQEELLKRVEERLEATRRVQKLLATSREKLAKHVAQSVPDAESAKPEEAA